Part of the Streptomyces sp. NBC_01460 genome, GACGGTCACGCTGTCCTGGGGCGGATCCACCGACGACGTCGGCGTGACGGCCTACGACATCTACCAGGAGGACGCCAGGATCCACAGCGTCCCCGGCACCGGGACCACGGCCCGGCTCACCGGCCTGCGCCCCGGGACCGTCTACACCTTCACCGTCCGCGCGCGCGACGCCGCCGACCGTTCCTCGCCCGACAGCGGCCCGCTCGACCTCACCACCCCGTCCGCGCCGGGCGACCCCGCGAGCACGGCTCCCACCGGGCTCCGCACGAGGACGACCGCGCAGCAGAAGGAGTTCGTGGTGGACCTCTCCTGGGACCAGCCGGACACCGGCGGCACGATCCCCGCGTACCAGCTGTTCCTGAACGGGAAGCTGACCACCACGATCGTCTGGGGCGGGACCCCGCCCGCGGGCCGCGCGACGTACCGCCTCACCCTCGACGACCCGCCGGGCACCCGCTACTCGCTCAAGATCCGGCCCAAGCTCCCCGACGGGACGTGGGGCGACTTCTCGGCCCAGCGGACGGTGGTCCTCGCCGGCTGAACCGTCACGGCCGCTCGTCCCCGGCGGGGCCCGCGCGCTAAGGTACCGGGCCCCGGCAGCGGCCGGGGGAGTGGGCGGAGGAGGCGGCCGGCATGCGACGTACGGGGCCCTCCCGGCGTGTGGTCGCCCGGGGCCAGGTCGTGCACACCGCGTGCCGGTACTTCCTGCGGCACGGCACGGTGGACATGGACGCGCTCGCCCGGGACCTCGCCGTCAGCAGGGCGACCCTCTACCGTGTGGTCGGCAGCCGCGACGGGCTCCTGGCCGACGTGCTGTGGGAGCTGGCGGACCACCTCCTGGACCGGGCGCGGCGCCGACGCACCCGCGCGGGCGTGGACGGTGTCCTGGAGATCACCCGCTACTTCGTCACCGCCCTGCGCGGCTCGGTCCCCTTCGGGGACTTCCTCCGCGCCGAACCCGAGACGGCACGCCGGCTGCTGACCGGCGGGTGCGTGCACCGGCGGGCGGTCCTGGCCCAGCGCAGCATCCTGCTGGAGGCCGGGGAGCGGGACCGCC contains:
- a CDS encoding fibronectin type III domain-containing protein, encoding MEGITVQRPHARTALACPAALLLAALTACGGTAQADTKKPTAPTGVTAQAGSATSAHVMWEQASDDTGITGYDVYRGGKKVLSVPATKLMTDVDGLTASTDYAFTVRARDAAGNVSPASASVPLTTPAPAPDDKKAPTTPVRLRGEADSARTVTLSWGGSTDDVGVTAYDIYQEDARIHSVPGTGTTARLTGLRPGTVYTFTVRARDAADRSSPDSGPLDLTTPSAPGDPASTAPTGLRTRTTAQQKEFVVDLSWDQPDTGGTIPAYQLFLNGKLTTTIVWGGTPPAGRATYRLTLDDPPGTRYSLKIRPKLPDGTWGDFSAQRTVVLAG
- a CDS encoding QsdR family transcriptional regulator; its protein translation is MRRTGPSRRVVARGQVVHTACRYFLRHGTVDMDALARDLAVSRATLYRVVGSRDGLLADVLWELADHLLDRARRRRTRAGVDGVLEITRYFVTALRGSVPFGDFLRAEPETARRLLTGGCVHRRAVLAQRSILLEAGERDRLWSGPGVDDLAYLYVRVVESTLYAELLSSRRPDLALAERTARAVLRQTR